CCCAAGTTACGTGGGGGCTTTGGGCATTTTCAACCACTATGAAGCCCATGTAGAGCACGTTTACACCGATGACGCCGGTATTTCGCCAGAGGCGCTCTCAGAGGCCATCGACCGCATGAAGGCTCAGGGCAGAACCATCAAGTTCTTGTACCTAGTTACCAACTTCGCCAACCCTTCAGGTGTCACCCTTTCTGCCGAAAGACGACCTCGCATCCTAGAAATCTGTAAGCGCGAGCACATCCTGGTGGTTGAAGACAACCCTTACGGCCTTTTGTACTTCGACCAGCCGGTTCCTGACGCTCTTCGCAGCATGGATGAAGACGGCGTTGTGTACCTGGGCTCGTTCTCAAAGATTTTGGTACCGGGTTTCCGTGTGGGTTACGTGCTTGCCCCGCCGGCCATCCGTGACAAGTTGGTTTTGGCCAATGAGTCGGCAATTTTGTGCCCAACCTCATTTGGTCAGATGATGATCAGCGAATACTTGGCAACTGCCGATTGGAAGGGTCAGATTGATACCTTCCGCGGGGTTTATCGTGAACGTCGCGATGCTGCCCTGGCTGCAATGCACGAATATTTGCCAAAACTTGAAACCACGCGCCCTGATGGTGGTTTCTACCTATGGGTTACTCTGCCTGACGGCATTGACTCAAAGGCTATGCTCCCGCTGGCGGTCAAGGAATTGGTTGCCTACACCCCGGGAACGGCCTTCTATGGCGATGGAACCGGTCACAACAAGCTTCGAGTCTGCTACTCGTATCCAACACCTGAGAACATCAATGTTGGAATCAAGCGCCTCGCAAATGTGATCAATCTCCAAACCGAATTACTAGAAACCTTTGCTAAAAAAGGAAAATAATCATGATCGTCAAGGGTAACTCCGCAGCCAAACTGAAAATTCAGGTTCTTGCAGGTGGTATCTCCCACGAGCGTGACATCTCACTGAAGTCTGGGCGCCGCGTAGCCGATGCTCTGACTGATTTCGGTGCTGAAGTTGTAATTCGCGAGCCAGATCACGACCTCCTGGCCAACATTCTCAAAGACAAGCCGGATGTAATTTGGCCTTGCCTACACGGCGCCAGCGGTGAAGACGGCGCACTGCGCGACATTTTGGCACTCACCGGTGTTCCATTCGTTGGTGCCAGCGCTGCTGCAGCTCGTTTGGCCTGGGACAAGTCAATTGCAAAGGTTTTGGTCGCTCAGGCAGGTATTCAAACGCCTCCATCGGTCACCCTGCCTAAAGAAACCTTCCGAGAGCTAGACGCCGAAGGTGTGTTGAAGGCTGTAACGCAGTCGATTTCGCTTCCGGTAGTGGTTAAGCCTGCCAAGAGCGGCTCGGCCCAGGGTGTTTCGATTGTGCATGACCAATCTGAACTAAACCGGGCCATGATTGACGCTTATGTCTACTGCGATGTCGCAATCATTGAGAAGTTCATCGCTGGTACAGAACTGGCTGTGAGCGTTATTGACCTCGGTGCCGGACCAATCGCGTTGCCAGCCGTCGAGATTGAGCCTGTAGACGGTAAATTCGGCTATGACGAGCGCTACACAGCCGGTGAGACCAATTACTTCGTTCCAGCACGTTTGACCCCAAAGCTGGCCGATAAAGCCGCTGAGATTGCCATCAAGGCTCACGAGCTGCTTGGTTTGCGCCACCTGTCACGAATCGACTTAATTGTTGATGATCAGGGTGCGGTTTGGTTCCTAGAGGCAAACGTCTTGCCTGGGCTTACCGAAACCTCACTGCTGCCGCAAGCTGTCACCGCTTCTGGTAACTCGTTGGGTGAGGTTTATTACTCGCTAGCCGAGGCCGCACGCAATAACCGCGGCTAAATCCAAAAGGGGGCCTACACGGTCCCGCAACCACCGCCCCGTCAGAATGTGGGCCGATGTTTCACGTGAAACTTAGTGTTGGGTGTCTACGCCAAGCTCTTTGAGAATGCGGGTTAGATCGCCAACTGTCGCAAAATCAATGACCAGCTGACCTTTTTTCTTGCCCAAAACTATGCTGACTTTGGTATCCAAGCGGTCACCGAGTTTGTCAGCAAGGGTTTTTAGTGAATCCTGGCGTCCACCAGGGGTAATTGTGGCCTTGCCTGGCTTATTTGGCTTATCTAGGGCAACGATTTCCTCTAGGGAACGCACTGAGAGGCCCTCGTTGATTACCTTGTTGGCAAAGTGCTCCATGCGCGACTCGTCGACCACACTGAGAATTGCACGAGCGTGACCGGCGCTCAAAACGCCGGCAGCAACCTTCTTCTGCACGCTGATTGGCAGCTTAAGCAATCGAATGGTGTTAGTGATCTGCGGGCGCGAACGGCCAATCTTCTCGGCCAACTGATCCTGAGTAATGCCAAAATCAGCCAAAAGCTGCTGGTAAGCCGAGGCTTCTTCCAACGGGTTTAGGTTTGCGCGGTGAATGTTTTCAAGCAGT
This portion of the Rhodoluna limnophila genome encodes:
- a CDS encoding PLP-dependent aminotransferase family protein; this translates as MTESQQQANNLDSWLDSYAARAQTLAVSEVRALFSVVSRPEVVSLAGGMPYVAALPQELLQQTYESMMAKRGALAMQYGSGQGDLVLRDQIRDLMALEGISSSVEDIVITTGSQHGLDLLSGLFLDHGDVVLAEGPSYVGALGIFNHYEAHVEHVYTDDAGISPEALSEAIDRMKAQGRTIKFLYLVTNFANPSGVTLSAERRPRILEICKREHILVVEDNPYGLLYFDQPVPDALRSMDEDGVVYLGSFSKILVPGFRVGYVLAPPAIRDKLVLANESAILCPTSFGQMMISEYLATADWKGQIDTFRGVYRERRDAALAAMHEYLPKLETTRPDGGFYLWVTLPDGIDSKAMLPLAVKELVAYTPGTAFYGDGTGHNKLRVCYSYPTPENINVGIKRLANVINLQTELLETFAKKGK
- a CDS encoding ParB/RepB/Spo0J family partition protein yields the protein MADKKSGLGRGIGALIPTSPLVSERPIDVFFGGDSAAPEASVEAEVSLVEVPGARFGHLDVTAIIPNPMQPRSVFEPEAFAELVHSVREFGVLQPIVVRPLGEADGKPTYELIMGERRLRASKEAGLSKIPAVIRETADDNMLRDALLENIHRANLNPLEEASAYQQLLADFGITQDQLAEKIGRSRPQITNTIRLLKLPISVQKKVAAGVLSAGHARAILSVVDESRMEHFANKVINEGLSVRSLEEIVALDKPNKPGKATITPGGRQDSLKTLADKLGDRLDTKVSIVLGKKKGQLVIDFATVGDLTRILKELGVDTQH
- a CDS encoding D-alanine--D-alanine ligase family protein — protein: MIVKGNSAAKLKIQVLAGGISHERDISLKSGRRVADALTDFGAEVVIREPDHDLLANILKDKPDVIWPCLHGASGEDGALRDILALTGVPFVGASAAAARLAWDKSIAKVLVAQAGIQTPPSVTLPKETFRELDAEGVLKAVTQSISLPVVVKPAKSGSAQGVSIVHDQSELNRAMIDAYVYCDVAIIEKFIAGTELAVSVIDLGAGPIALPAVEIEPVDGKFGYDERYTAGETNYFVPARLTPKLADKAAEIAIKAHELLGLRHLSRIDLIVDDQGAVWFLEANVLPGLTETSLLPQAVTASGNSLGEVYYSLAEAARNNRG